aataacagctactcgggaggctgaagcaggagaattgcttgaacctgggaggcagaggttgcagtgagcgaagattgtgccactgcactccagcccagacgaTAGTGCGAGACTccaccgcaaaaaaaaaaaaaaaaactacttgtCAGGAGCTCATTGCTTTGCTAGTGTCCACTGATCAGCCGGAGATAGTGATGAATGGCCTGTTTGCATTTCTTGAAAGAAGATTTCCATTCTGTTGCTCAACACAAGTTTTCTGCCTTCTTTAGAGACTGAGGTCCATCCTATGGTTTTCCTGATTCTGGAGAATGGCCTGCAGCCTCCCACTTAGGGCTTGACTGTGTTCATCTAGTCCATCCCAGGGCTGGAAGGGATGTCCCTCGTGGTCCACAAAGGTGACCCAGCAGTGCCTAAACTTCCAGAGGTCATGATGGAGATTTGGGTCCCAGCCCTCTGCAGCATGCACAGCCCCTCATATCCTGGGAGGTAATTATAGATGCGGGCAACGAAGATGTGCAGGCTCACACATCTGTTCTCCCAATGAAATGTAGCCACTTGCTGGGCACAGCTGAAGCAGGTACTCCAGGAGATGAACCAGGTGACCCTGTAGCACTGAGCCTGGTCCAGCTTCCAAAAGGAAATCAGGTACAGGAAGTACTGCTCTGCATGGAAATCTTAATAGCAACTGAGATTATTCAAAGCCTGGTTAGGTAGGATGCCCTTGTGCTGGTCCAGAGGGACCCAGGTGTCATTGTCATGGCACTCCACCTTGTAGCACAGGTAGGTCTGATGCTGCCCAGAGACTGAAGGGTCATTGGTAAAGTTGTAAGTGAATGTGCCAGGATCCATCAGGTGTCTGGGAATCTCCCCCAGCATACTGTGCAGTAATGCATAATTTGTATTCAGTTGCTTCCAAGGATCAAATAGCATCCTTTGGTTGTACACAAATTTGTCCCAACAGTGTTGAAATTCATCATAGTTCATGATCGTCATGCTGGCATGTGGACTGTTTTTTCTGACACCATCTGTGAAACTCCTCTTGGTAATCTGGTTCCCAGAAGTAGTAGAGGTGGGCAACAAAGATGGTCAGGGTGACTTTGCCATTCTTGACCAGGAACTCTGCCACTTTCTCTGCATACTCTGGGCAGGGACTCCGAGAGACGTATCAGATGACCAGGTAGTCCTGATCACGATGCCGCCTTCAGTTGCAGAACCAATCTAGGAATCTCATCTCTGGGTGGTGTTAAGTTTGATAGACCTGGCCTCCAAAGATCCTTGTGTCCAAAGGGAGCTTTGAGGGGTCCTTCTTGGTTTTCACTTTGTGGCACAGCCAGGTGGTGTTCCAACCTGAGAGGATGGATCTGTTTTCAAAGTTGTAGTAGAATGTGC
This sequence is a window from Theropithecus gelada isolate Dixy chromosome 11, Tgel_1.0, whole genome shotgun sequence. Protein-coding genes within it:
- the LOC112634959 gene encoding LOW QUALITY PROTEIN: DNA dC->dU-editing enzyme APOBEC-3G-like (The sequence of the model RefSeq protein was modified relative to this genomic sequence to represent the inferred CDS: inserted 1 base in 1 codon), whose amino-acid sequence is MTIMNYDEFQHCWDKFVYNQRMLFDPWKQLNTNYALLHSMLGEIPRHLMDPGTFTYNFTNDPSVSGQHQTYLCYKVECHDNDTWVPLDQHKGILPNQLDQAQCYRVTWFISWSTCFSCAQQVATFHWENRCVSLHIFVARIYNYLPGYEGLCMLQRAGTQISIMTSXKFRHCWVTFVDHEGHPFQPWDGLDEHSQALSGRLQAILQNQENHRMDLSL